In Streptosporangium album, the following are encoded in one genomic region:
- a CDS encoding MFS transporter: protein MTTSTLPKSRQQLILAVLMVCSLLIWLDNTVLSTTLETLADPVRGLNASPAELQWATGSYTLAFATLMFTAGALGDRFGHRAVLATGLVVFAASSGWAAYAGDAGQLIAARAAMGVGSALIMPSNLAILIWTFTGPARSTAIAISSTSAGVGMAVGPVLAGVLLDHFWWGSVFLVNVPVVVLALIGIALLVPNFRSPVVRPLDPAGMLLSITGLAALAYGLIRAGQAAAWGRTDVWAPIVGGLILLAVFVRVELRSKMPSFDPRLLAQRAFGGGNVALGLLLFAVSAVTFYNAFYLQGARGYSPIEAGLASLPTALGAIFGAPVGARLVHRWSLRLVAVPALIVAALTMGAYGLFGLDTPLVWIEVVLLVQGLSIGMVLGPVTAALISTLPLERAGAGSAVTNTVRQTGSVIGIAVGGTIMSIVYRRAIEPSLDGVPGPVREQARVSAEQARHVATTSHLPALGHAADDAYVHAMHVGAVWIMFIAFVGAAVLLVALRSVRKPAAAGGEPETARDGSPTADETAPRAGAEDLTAREGDDVGTR from the coding sequence ATGACTACATCCACGTTGCCGAAGTCCAGGCAGCAGTTGATTCTTGCCGTTCTCATGGTGTGTTCACTGCTGATCTGGCTGGACAACACCGTCCTGAGTACCACCCTGGAGACCCTCGCGGACCCGGTCCGTGGGCTGAACGCCAGCCCGGCCGAGCTGCAGTGGGCCACCGGCTCGTACACGCTGGCCTTCGCCACCTTGATGTTCACCGCAGGTGCGCTGGGCGACCGCTTCGGCCACCGGGCCGTGCTCGCGACGGGCCTGGTGGTCTTCGCCGCGTCCTCGGGGTGGGCAGCGTACGCGGGGGACGCGGGGCAGCTCATCGCCGCGCGGGCGGCGATGGGCGTCGGCAGCGCGCTGATCATGCCGTCCAACCTGGCCATCCTCATATGGACGTTCACCGGCCCGGCGCGGTCGACCGCGATCGCCATCTCCTCGACCTCCGCCGGTGTCGGCATGGCCGTGGGCCCGGTGCTCGCCGGTGTGCTGCTCGACCACTTCTGGTGGGGCTCGGTCTTCCTGGTCAACGTCCCGGTCGTGGTCCTCGCACTGATCGGCATCGCCCTGCTGGTCCCGAACTTCCGCAGCCCCGTAGTGCGACCGCTGGACCCGGCCGGGATGCTGCTGTCCATCACCGGCCTCGCGGCGCTCGCCTACGGACTGATCCGCGCGGGTCAGGCGGCGGCCTGGGGCCGTACGGACGTCTGGGCGCCGATCGTCGGCGGGCTGATCCTGCTGGCCGTGTTCGTCCGCGTCGAACTGCGCAGCAAGATGCCGAGCTTTGATCCCCGGCTCCTCGCCCAGCGCGCGTTCGGCGGCGGCAACGTGGCGCTCGGCCTGCTCCTGTTCGCCGTGTCCGCGGTCACCTTCTACAACGCGTTCTACCTGCAGGGCGCGCGCGGCTACTCGCCGATCGAGGCGGGCCTGGCCAGCCTCCCGACCGCGCTCGGCGCGATCTTCGGCGCGCCCGTCGGCGCCCGCCTGGTGCACCGCTGGTCGCTGCGGCTCGTCGCCGTGCCGGCGCTGATCGTCGCGGCGCTGACCATGGGCGCGTACGGGCTCTTCGGACTGGACACGCCCCTCGTCTGGATCGAGGTCGTGCTGCTGGTCCAGGGCCTGTCCATCGGCATGGTGCTCGGCCCGGTGACCGCGGCGCTGATCAGCACGCTGCCGCTGGAGCGGGCCGGTGCCGGGTCGGCCGTCACCAACACCGTGCGCCAGACCGGCAGTGTGATCGGTATCGCCGTCGGCGGCACGATCATGTCGATCGTGTACCGACGCGCGATCGAGCCGTCGCTGGACGGTGTCCCCGGACCGGTACGGGAGCAGGCGCGGGTCTCCGCCGAACAGGCGCGGCACGTCGCCACCACGTCCCACCTGCCCGCGCTCGGGCACGCCGCCGACGACGCGTACGTCCACGCCATGCATGTCGGCGCGGTCTGGATCATGTTCATCGCGTTCGTCGGCGCGGCCGTGCTGCTGGTCGCCCTGCGCTCGGTCCGCAAGCCCGCGGCTGCCGGGGGCGAGCCGGAGACCGCGCGGGACGGCAGCCCGACCGCGGACGAGACGGCCCCCCGGGCTGGGGCCGAGGACCTGACCGCCCGCGAGGGCGACGACGTGGGCACCCGCTGA
- a CDS encoding DEAD/DEAH box helicase codes for MGTRQKLPEARSDSQATYLPDRHMFALWTWADGAVGAAPPVGDVETVPLVVPTPDLGRLKVSDVDCVLIEPDRLVAVPLDSPGRSVDVWRSWIAGGESALPIAAHAVPDATGVAVTTAEHASGVFRRTTSVGAEMRTALTAKLRPYQVRGVSWLRETIETHGGAVLADEMGLGKTLQTIGCVAGRAEKGPQLVVCPTSLVGNWAHEIARFAPDLRATIWRGGPLPAVDNGTVVLTGYPTLRTHSPALAGIQWSTAVFDEAQVLKNPRTQVSKAARTIAADARIALTGTPVENHLDELWALLNLVAPHLFGNRAQFRHRFVRPIADGSPAASARLRGAIEPVVLMRKKSQVAGSLPPKIHADLICDLTEEQERLYDRLLEQVIDDGFGSGAQRQTKVLAVLTSLKQVCNHPGLITDDLGELSGRSGKLDLCTDIVANNLENDSPTLVFTQYRQTGELLVRHFAEQFGVSTPFFHGGLNQEQRADIVRRFQSDDGPKVLVLSLKAGGTGLTLTRAADVIHFDRWWNPAVEAQASDRVHRIGQTRTVTVTTLTTGTTVEEHIAAMHNRKSALSDTADISSVAELTRLDDDPLIEILRRKRVN; via the coding sequence ATGGGAACCAGGCAGAAACTCCCCGAGGCGCGGTCGGACAGTCAGGCCACGTACCTGCCCGACCGGCACATGTTCGCCCTGTGGACCTGGGCCGACGGCGCCGTGGGGGCAGCCCCGCCGGTCGGTGACGTCGAGACCGTCCCCCTGGTCGTCCCGACGCCGGACCTCGGCAGGCTCAAGGTGTCCGACGTCGACTGCGTGCTGATCGAGCCGGACCGGCTCGTGGCCGTGCCCCTCGACTCGCCGGGCCGGTCGGTGGACGTCTGGCGGTCGTGGATCGCGGGCGGCGAGTCGGCTCTGCCGATCGCCGCGCACGCGGTCCCCGACGCCACGGGTGTCGCCGTCACGACGGCGGAACACGCGAGCGGCGTCTTCCGCCGCACCACCTCGGTGGGGGCCGAGATGCGCACGGCGCTCACCGCCAAGCTGCGCCCGTATCAGGTGCGCGGGGTGAGCTGGCTGCGCGAGACCATCGAGACGCACGGCGGCGCGGTGCTGGCCGACGAGATGGGACTCGGCAAGACCCTGCAGACCATCGGCTGTGTCGCCGGACGGGCCGAGAAGGGGCCGCAACTGGTGGTCTGTCCCACGTCGTTGGTGGGGAACTGGGCGCACGAGATCGCGCGGTTCGCACCTGACCTGCGGGCCACGATCTGGCGCGGCGGGCCGCTGCCCGCGGTGGACAACGGCACGGTGGTGCTCACCGGCTACCCCACGCTGCGCACGCACAGCCCGGCCCTGGCGGGGATCCAGTGGAGCACCGCGGTCTTCGACGAGGCGCAGGTCCTGAAGAACCCCCGTACGCAGGTGTCGAAGGCCGCGCGCACCATCGCGGCCGACGCGCGGATCGCCCTGACCGGGACGCCCGTCGAGAATCACCTCGACGAGCTGTGGGCCCTGCTCAATCTGGTCGCACCGCACCTGTTCGGGAACCGGGCGCAGTTCCGCCATCGTTTCGTGCGGCCGATCGCGGACGGCTCCCCGGCCGCTTCCGCCCGGCTGCGCGGGGCCATCGAGCCGGTCGTGCTGATGCGGAAGAAGTCCCAAGTCGCGGGGTCGCTCCCGCCGAAGATCCACGCCGATCTCATCTGCGACCTCACCGAGGAGCAGGAGAGGCTGTACGACCGGCTGCTGGAGCAGGTCATCGACGACGGCTTCGGCAGTGGCGCCCAACGGCAGACCAAGGTGCTCGCGGTCCTGACCTCGCTCAAGCAGGTCTGCAACCATCCGGGCCTGATCACGGACGACCTCGGTGAGCTGTCGGGCAGGTCGGGAAAGCTCGACCTGTGCACCGACATCGTAGCCAACAACCTGGAGAACGACTCTCCGACCCTCGTCTTCACCCAGTACCGGCAGACCGGTGAGCTGCTGGTCCGGCACTTCGCCGAACAGTTCGGGGTGAGTACGCCTTTCTTCCACGGCGGCCTGAACCAGGAGCAACGGGCCGACATCGTCCGCCGGTTCCAGTCCGACGACGGTCCGAAGGTGCTCGTCCTCAGCCTGAAGGCCGGGGGCACCGGGCTCACGCTCACGCGCGCCGCCGACGTCATCCACTTCGACCGATGGTGGAACCCGGCCGTGGAGGCCCAGGCATCCGACCGGGTCCACCGGATCGGTCAGACCCGCACGGTCACCGTCACCACCCTGACCACCGGGACCACCGTCGAGGAGCACATCGCGGCCATGCACAACCGCAAGTCCGCGCTGTCGGACACCGCCGACATTTCCAGCGTCGCCGAGCTGACCCGCCTGGACGACGACCCTCTCATCGAGATCCTGCGCCGGAAGCGAGTCAACTGA
- the panB gene encoding 3-methyl-2-oxobutanoate hydroxymethyltransferase: MSSSVTSRPTALYGGQAGRRITVRDIAAAKERGEKWPMVTAYDAMTARVFDEAGIPVLLVGDSAAMVVYGYDSTLPVSVDDLMPLTAAVVRGSSRALVVADLPFGSYQSSPQQALETAARFMKEAGAHAVKLEGGRRVLPQVEALVSAGIPVMAHLGLTPQSVNAFGGYRVQGRGQSGDELMSDAKDLEYAGAFSVVLECVPTDLAERVTTSLSIPTIGIGAGPATDAQVLVWQDLMGLTAHPAKFVKKYSDLAGEMDRAVRAFADEVTAGAFPAPEHSYR, from the coding sequence ATGTCCTCTTCCGTCACCAGCCGGCCGACTGCTCTCTACGGCGGCCAGGCAGGACGAAGGATCACCGTCCGCGACATCGCCGCCGCCAAGGAGCGGGGGGAGAAGTGGCCGATGGTCACCGCGTACGACGCGATGACCGCCAGGGTCTTCGACGAGGCAGGCATCCCCGTGCTGCTCGTCGGCGACTCGGCCGCCATGGTCGTGTACGGCTACGACTCGACGCTGCCGGTCTCGGTGGACGACCTCATGCCGCTGACGGCCGCCGTGGTCCGCGGCTCGTCGCGTGCGCTGGTGGTCGCCGACCTGCCGTTCGGCTCCTACCAGTCCTCACCGCAGCAGGCGCTGGAGACGGCCGCCCGCTTCATGAAGGAGGCCGGCGCCCACGCGGTCAAGCTGGAGGGCGGCCGGCGCGTGCTCCCCCAGGTCGAGGCGCTGGTCTCGGCCGGCATCCCCGTCATGGCCCACCTCGGCCTGACCCCCCAGTCGGTCAACGCCTTCGGCGGCTACCGGGTGCAGGGACGCGGCCAGTCCGGGGACGAGCTGATGTCGGACGCCAAGGACCTGGAGTACGCCGGGGCCTTCTCCGTGGTCCTGGAGTGCGTCCCCACCGACCTCGCGGAACGGGTCACCACGTCCCTGTCGATCCCCACCATCGGCATCGGCGCGGGCCCGGCCACCGACGCGCAGGTCCTGGTCTGGCAGGACCTGATGGGCCTGACCGCCCACCCCGCCAAGTTCGTCAAGAAGTACTCCGACCTGGCCGGGGAGATGGACCGAGCCGTCCGTGCCTTCGCCGACGAGGTGACCGCCGGAGCCTTCCCGGCCCCCGAGCACAGCTACCGCTGA